The genomic region CTATTGTAATTTCTTCTTGCCCAATTACACTTATCCTAGGCAGATCTAAAGCTATATCTTTTGATATATTCAACTTTTCAGCTATAATTTCTCTACCTTTATCAATTTTATTTTGCATAATTTAACCCCTCTTATATTTTTACTAATAGTAATTTATGATAAAGATATAGAGAAAATTACATCTTTAAATCTAATTAACAAAAAAGCAAAGAGGGTTATTTTAACTCTCTTTGCTTTTATTTATTTTACATATTAAATTCAAAAATACCAAGTTAAACTCAGATATATAATGTTATTCAACCTTTTATGTAGCTGCTTAAACAATTATAGTTTTTTATTTTAAAACTGCTGAGGAAGGTAACTTAGATAAATTTAATATTAAATTTAATCTATTTTCCCTTATAAAATCAAGTATAATTATATACTTATTTTAGGCTATAAACCAAAATTCCTCAGCTCTGGTGTATCAAAAAATAATACAACAAAGCTTATTGAATAAATAAGCCTCCAATAACAGCTATAAAATCAAATTGCTTTGATTTTTAAAATGAATTTACTATTTAAATTTTCTCTTTCTAGCAGCTTCTGACTTTTTCTTTCTTCTTACGCTTGGTTTTTCATAGTGTTCTCTTTTTCTAACTTCTGAAAGAACTCCAGCTCTTGCGCATTTTCTCTTAAATCTTCTTAATGCACTTTCAAGTGTTTCATTTTCTCCAACTTTTATTTCTGACATCTATTATCCCTCCCTCCGCTAGCTCAAATTAATCAATTTAACTCAGCTACGGGCTTAATAACACACGCTATATTATACAATAGGTAACTTCTAAAGTCAACTCTTAGTATAAAATTCCATTAACCTGGCGGCCACTTTAAATCTCTTTGACCTAATACATGGAAATG from Clostridium isatidis harbors:
- the rpsU gene encoding 30S ribosomal protein S21, which translates into the protein MSEIKVGENETLESALRRFKRKCARAGVLSEVRKREHYEKPSVRRKKKSEAARKRKFK